In the Triticum aestivum cultivar Chinese Spring chromosome 2B, IWGSC CS RefSeq v2.1, whole genome shotgun sequence genome, TCAAATTCAAAGTTGCTCCCTACTTTAGCCCCATATTGTGAATTATTCCCCATTTACTCTGTTTAATCCAACTTATGTCGTCGCATATCTGATCCAGTTGTTAGGATCAGCTGACTCCGACAACATGTCGCGAAATGTTTTATAGATGAATTCTAATGTTTTCATCTTTAAAATTCCCAAAATAATATTGTAAAATTTGGAGACAAGATTTCCATTTTAGTGATTTTAAGTACGTTGAAGATTTTCAATCACCTTAAGTTCAATTGAAAAACTTGGAGTTAGATAAGTTTAAATTATGAGCAAATTACAACATTATTTCATTATACCTCCACAGATTTTGGCACAGATAATACTTAAATTTTAGGACAATCATTGTAATTATTTTCTAACATGTTTTGTCTTGGTGTTGATGTAATGTTCAATTCGGCAAGCACACGGTCCTGCTAAATATGCCCAAGGGAAAGCTTGTCAAACAGGGTTAAAAATGTTGAATTATAAAACACCTGGTGGTAAGGAGGTAAATTGCCGGTGTAGATTCTGTCAAACCTTCTGCTAGGGTATCGCGACAAGTCGGAAGTCCAGAGTGGAAACATGAGATcggtttaccaaggttcgggctaTCACGGTTGAGGCAATACCCTACTCTTTCTCTTGTTGTATTGACTGGAAGGCGTACAAAGTACATATGAGATAGTAATGAGCATAGGTATACCGAAGGGTGAAGATTGTGTGCCTATCGACTAGCCCTGCCCCGGCTTACAAAGGGTGCCCGGGGCTAGGTTTACAAGTCCTAGTCGGTATCTAAGGCGGTGGAGGAGTCCTTCTGGACATCGGCTTTCTTGTTCTTTCCTTCTAAAGGCCCCACGTGTCGGGATGATGGCTTGGTGCGCTTTTCGACCTTGGGGGCCTCGGACCAGCATGATGAGCCGGCTTTCGGTGGCATGAGGCACCCCTAAGTCACAACACCGTCATGAATGAAGGGTGAATTTTATGAAATGGATAATTTTTTATGTATGGGGTCAAATCCTATATTCTACTATATAACTAAATATGTGACTCGCGCTaacatatttctctcaacatggAGCCTTTTATAAATCTGAAAAGACCCACTTCAACATGTAACCATGCATGGAGAGATGTTTTTCACTATATGATGCTACTTGTTTTCTATAAATATTTTAGAATTATGTAATAAGTAATATGGATTTTACTTTCGGTCTCATAATATTAGCCAAACACTCATGTTCCACATAACCAAATCTCATTGAATTATATTGCAACCAATTCCCGCAGCAATATGCGGGGTACCATTTATAAATTGTAAAAGGTGAGACAATCTCCTTTTCATTTCACCCTAGCCagtgaaaccctagccgccagaggCAGCCAACAAGTGGAACTACCAGGCGCCCTAGGCATTGGCGTCATTGAGTTTCCTCACCTCCATCATCTGCTCATGTTGTGCCGAGAAAAGGGGACTTTGGTACCTTGTTGTGTGTGTCTTAAGTAGTTTATATATCTTGGTTAGGTCTTTGGTTATCCATGGCTTTGGCTCCAACAGTGGAGAATAAGCTTCCTTTGGATCTTTCATCAAAGGGGTAGTTATCCCGGGTATCGGTATTTGATTTGATAGGTGGTGTTTGCGCCGTCTCAGGTCCGAAGGGCGAGCAACTGGTGTTTCTTTGTGTTGGCGTCGAGGCAATGATCATCTTCTTCCGGCTCTTTTCAATAGTGGTGTTGTGGGCAGCCAGTGGCGTCGACAGCGAAAGACTAACCCTTGGGGATCAATGTGATGTTCCTTTGGATGTTTTTGCAGCTGGGCCTAGATTGTGGCCCCCTTTTTGCTTCGTTTGGGTGCATATCGCTCTCCAGCGGTTCATGCTCTCTCCTCGTCGCAACAAGGTTATTTACGTCGCCGTTGCAAAAGTGGCAGAAATTTAGTTCGCGAGATGCTGTGGATTTGTGATCCCTGATCTATACAAGACTTCTACGATGGCATTGGCCCAGCTGTACCTTAGCACGAAGACTTCCGCGACCGAAAGATACAATGCTAGGCCCACTAAGATTGATTGATATCTTGATTTTGAGAAGCGGGCTGTAGTTTTCTTGTCTTTCTTATTTTGAGTGGAATTTTCTTGTCTTTCTGGGAGCCTTGTATCGAGCAAATTATTGTACGGAGGTAACAAATTGCACGTTCtttctatcttcttcttttttttcctcgAAAAAAAATGGAAAGAACGGTGGACGCACGCTAGGAAAGGTACTATCACTAACCTAACCGAATTTTTGTACTACATGTGCATGTCGTGTCACACCGTATATGCGTCGATGCTTAGATGCTTCCCCAGCTACCTAGTCCGTACTCCACTTAGGCACTTAGCATCAACGGAGCAGCAACAAGAAGAAAAATCCGAGATGGTGTTCGCCCAGCAAGAACAAATTCTGACGCAGGTAGGCCTACTCCTATCTGTAAAGACCACACATGATCGATCGATTCCCTTGAGAACGACTGGAACCAGAGCAGAGTACCCCGTGACGCGCGTGCGCTCGTCGATCCTCCAGCTTTGCAGAatcgcagcagtagcagcagccgaTCGAGCGAGCGAGCAGGCGGCGGCCATGGGGATTCGCGCGAAGAAACTTTGACAAACCACCGCCATTTTCGTACTGTACACGAGCACACGTGGTGTGTAACTAGCTTAGCCAGCGAGGCCCTGTGACGGCGGCGGCCTGTGCTTGATGCCGGTGGCGGTGGCGTCGAGCCAGGCGCGCCGGAAGGCGGCGACGATGGCGCGGTGGTGCTCGGCGGCGTTGAGGGCGAGGTAGCACGCGAGCAGCTCCTCGAGGCCCCGGGGCGACGCGCGGACCTCGTCGTTGGCCGCGATCATCTCCGCCATGCTCGCCAGGAAGTCCTCCTCGGGGTCCGCCGACTCCTTCACCACCACCAGGCTCTCCTGCAGCCAGCGCCGCCGCCTGGCGCGTCGCTTCTGCGGCCCGGTGGTCGTCTTCGTCGGGGGCTGCGcgtccgccggcctcctccccatcCGCCCGCCGCTCGGCTTCACGTagagccgcggccgccgccgccgccgcgccctggccGTCGGCGACGCGCTGCTGCTCCCCGaggccccctcctccccctccaccTTCTTGCCGGCCGGTTTGGTGAGAATCGGCCGCAGCTTGAGCTCCGGCATCGCCCTGAGCCCGTCGAACCGGTCGGCCGCGGCCCGCGACACGGTGACCACGTCGAAGACGATGTCGCTCGGCTGCGGGCTGCGCGGGAATTGCGTGTCCCGGCGCTTGGGCGGAATCGGAATCCCCTTGACAGCTCCACGCTGGCCGCTGGGGACGTAGCAGGACGCCCTGTTCGGGGTGCACGGAGGCGGCACCGGCACCCCCCGCGACGACGCCGGCGTGGTCACCACCGCCGGGGCACGATCGCCTCTTTTGATCTCGCCGTCGTCGCCTCCTCGCTTGCGCCGCAGCATGTAGAACCAGGAGCCCGGCGGCGGCATCGTCGTGCCACGAGAGGGTGCTATACTTCTTGA is a window encoding:
- the LOC123040624 gene encoding uncharacterized protein — protein: MPPPGSWFYMLRRKRGGDDGEIKRGDRAPAVVTTPASSRGVPVPPPCTPNRASCYVPSGQRGAVKGIPIPPKRRDTQFPRSPQPSDIVFDVVTVSRAAADRFDGLRAMPELKLRPILTKPAGKKVEGEEGASGSSSASPTARARRRRRPRLYVKPSGGRMGRRPADAQPPTKTTTGPQKRRARRRRWLQESLVVVKESADPEEDFLASMAEMIAANDEVRASPRGLEELLACYLALNAAEHHRAIVAAFRRAWLDATATGIKHRPPPSQGLAG